The nucleotide window TTATTGTATAGTTCAGTAGCAATtctgagcatctttccttagttgtAGATAATCTAAGACTACCACGGATCGATCTTGATTAGTTCTTATGTCTGATAATATTGGCCCGTAatgatatagtaatgatgtaacgtgaaagcactggttcactgctgtccaccaggcacccagcagaatcacaccataataaatgtggtggtgttCTTTCTGGTgtatgtggtgtcaaagaaaggaataaacctGTATTCGTAACTGTGATGCGTATGTCATTCTTGGTATCACTGTCATAAGACAGTAAAGCAAGCTATCAACGTGAAATATACTACACTACACAGTTCGATGGTTCAtatcacaggcgattgctctaagacaacgagggaggctcagcctcctctaaaaatgacgaacattgtgtaggatgaattgcgctaggcttatgttatagccgaccttataacattgctatttcagatccagaatcatagaaatatatgtgctcaacccaactacagtgcgaaatcattccgttataactttccccagttcgcctaacgtgtgcgtgagttttttcccctcgtgacagtgcgatgcagcccagcctcagtggacttcaatggcatttgggagctatgcgcttttcaatatcaaaatgcaagacggttattggacaaatactgcgaaaacgtccgcccacggactcccagcctcacagtgggagggacatggcaaagctttccgcgaggagactggtgattggtgaaagcggccggatattttctttgattgacagctcgtttcaaatatagacaggcagcagtgaatttcagttcagtcccatgcggattcgcaagtgctgtggtgtattgtaagagatcagcttacattttgatttcattcattacatatggtttctaccagcttttttagtttatatatattgtcattgtaaataaagtgtaaatatagtgttgtcaagtttgctatcttagttccagaaatttcgtttatttgagtgactgaacttgagggggctagtcagctagcaagaaagctgcgcatggatgccaagcattgttgatttaattttggcaaagccatttgccagtcttcctttcgaggaaaaaattaaagagcagggtagaccaacacctcaaattgacttggtgaaaaaggtcgggaataatactcgttcctttcagctctcctggtacgagaaagtgaattggctaatagcaagtgacccacatcaacaacagtaaataggctactttagtaatatgtcatggatggaccaaaaatatagaatctattttaaatgtttatgctgagtctattatattggaatatatatttttctggatatgaattaaacacagctacaatttggaaaacatttttaaacaaaaacacagctgagaacatttcacactacagacctggattaaaagtgaagggttgtcaaaattgtcagtaaaacatttctcagtcaaaataagtaaaatatagggaaagtgtcattgaatgaaatgtgtggcacccagctctatgtttggctccccaaggtcagtgcttgtgcctattccagaacactctgctgttactgctgaggttcctgacaaagagctgctttcaataatgatcaatttttaaacaacatgccacaattttaaaatataaaatgctaaaatatacccccccccccccccccccaacaccaccatcatgtatattggacagtaggctaatgggccaaaagaacctgttctttcacagtttgtgaccctgccaacaatcagccagatcagaggcaagagtatgggcaaaattgatgttttttcttttaaaatctggaaatatcgtaaccgaccagcctcccctgtttgaaagactaccagccgccactggttcatatgctataatattattattgtaaatattttgctcatacactcatcgggagctcctcttttaggcagtgcctaaatatctatctTATTTAGATCCCTAACGAACAAGGCAAGGAAGCTTTCCGAGACCACATTGAGagcccatttttcttgcttccaacacaCCAACTTTGAGAACTAACTGTTCACTTGCCACCGAATAAAGccaaccccttgacaggtgctactGTAATGAGAATCAATGTAAGTGGACTTAATGTTATATCTGATTTGGTGTATTCTGTGATGCTCTTTTGGATCATTTTGATCAGCATTTGAGTATATTTTGTAAAACTCTAAGTGTCTGCATGTTTTCTTGTTAGATTTCATGTACAGTTGtattgtagatttatattttgatCGCTAATGAACAAGCCAAGGATGCTCCATGAGAACACTGAGAGgtaccaaactcaaaagggagcccattcTTTTTTGGATGACACTGTATAGTCGATTTATAAATCATTATTCCTCCATAACTGTATACTATTACATGTGTAAGTGTGTTGAACTTGTGTTTAATATGAGCATGTTGTGCATAGACATCTTGGGAAAAcacaggacagtctttatgattacagcagtttGTAGGTACAGTATCCAGTTGAGATTATCACCTAAATCAAGGGTGAGACTTGTGCATAAACTGTTTGTTTGTGAAATGCACATCTTTAGGATTGACATAAAATCACAGAAATAATATTTTACATTGTTAAACTATCAttatcacatttatttatttattttttctgtgttcaGCCCAAGCCTGAAAATGCCATCACCATTGCTGTGTCATCGCGTGTCCTCTTCAGCATGGACCTGGAGCAACAGATCTTTGAACAGAAGGGTATGGAGGAGTACCTGAAGTACCAGATTGAACATGAGACTGAACCATTTGCACCAGGACCTGCTTTCCCCTTTATTAAGGTCCAGATCAAAGTCTACAATCACTCACAATGCTGTCCACATTAGTTTTACAAAACGTCATCGAACCGTCTCACAAAATACTTTTTAAGTTGATTTTCCCAGTGAAATGAGGAGATATGACACAGATGCCATAATGTGTCCCTTTTGTGTGTCTCCTGCAGGCCCTGGAAGCGGTCAATGTGCAGCTGAGACAACTTTATCCAGACAGCGAAGAGCTCTTTGATGTTGTGCTGATGACTAACCATCACGCTAATGTTGGGCTCAGACTCATTAACTCAATCAACTATCACAGTAAGTGGAGAGCTAAAGGCAGTGGTGGACAGGATGTCCAACATCTCACTGCTGTCCACTGAACTGGCTGTTTATTTCTACaatattgactgtgatggctgaaggcATGGGGGATGGTGTGTAATGGAGAGGGGGCTCTAAACATGCTCACATCTCTTACATTTTAATTAGATGGCTGCTTTTGAAACTCTCCTTTTTAGCTTAACACTACAACACAACATTGGACTCTGTTTAATTGTCAATAAAATGaaattctttctgtctctcttagaGTTGTTCATCGAGCGCTTCTGTATGACTGGAGGTAATAGTCCAATTGGGTATCTGAAAGCCTATCACACCAACTTATACCTGTCTGCTGATTCAAAGAAAGTGATGGAGGCCTTAGAGGAAGGTAAGAATAGAAACTAAAAATTTAGATTTTCCATCTGAAAAAATAGTTGTGACGGAGATTTCGTCTCTTATGGTCACGAAGGGATTGCGGCAGCCACCATCTTCAAACCAGAGAAAACAGCGGAGGTGTTGGAGACGCAGCTGCGAGTGGCCTTTGATGGAGATGCAGTGCTGTTCTCGGACGAGTCGGAAAGAATCTTTAAAACGCACGGCCTGgataaattttttgaacatgagaAGACCTATGAAAACAAGCCACTTGATCATGTAAGACAGTTGCAGCACATAGAAATATGAAGCATTATAATGAATTATACcatagtgctgttgaattcttgagtCCTATTGGTCAGGAGGTGATTAAATTTCCATCACAGCATGGAGCTGACAGTAGTTCTGGctccaaggcaaatcacaggtttatattaatttgCTCTTTACAATTATGTTACTGTAGTAATAATCACAACTTACACAGGGACATGTACGGTGGACAATCTACTACATAAATGGATTTTAAAATGCATGTAGTTGaaattgtcaagttttttgtgagatgtttatttagccTTTTGCTATAAAACTAACGATAAATGGATAAAGTAAAATGTTTTATTCTTTCATAGATGAGAAAATTGTAATTGCTGTCAAatagctgtggtataagaggttaTACCCTGTTATTGGGATTTAATCAGCTTTGAAGTGGTTCCTCCATACCGTATCaccccatcattgattattttcctattataGGATGCActtttgccctgtgatgacctggtgacttgtccagggtgtaccctgcctttcgcccgtagtcagctgggataggctccagctcgcctgcgaccctgtagaacaggataaagcggctagagataatgagatgagatgatgcactttttttaatataaacacatctacagttttgtttctgttgGCTATTTACTGAACCATATTTACTGCAAATTCAAAAAGAAGCTCAACTATGTCTTTGCTTTATAGGGTCCACTGAAAGGATTCTTGGAGGCTTTAGGAAAACTGCAAAAGAAATTCTCTGCCAAAGGCCAGCGTATGGACTGTCCCATCCGCACCTACCTTGTGACTGCTCGCAGTGCAGCTAGTTCAGGTACACGTGCCCTGAAGACCCTCCGTTCTTGGGGCCTAGAGACAGATGAAGCCCTTTTCTTGGCTGGAGCACCCAAGGGCCCTATGCtggcaaaaatcaagcctcacatTTTTTTCGATGATCAAATGTTCCATATTGAAGGGGCTGCAGAGTTGGGAACTGTGGCAGCTCATGTTCCCTATGGAGTCGCCCAAAAAGTGCCAACAAAGAAACCAAATGAGAGAAGagaatttaataaaataaaatgaacagCATTACTTACTAGTATGAAATATGTGTTGTGTTGACGCATTTTGTTTGCGGTTTGTGCCTACATTGAATGTTCATCAGTGTCCTGAGAGCGTCCAGAGCGTCCTGTACATCAATGTGTGTACAGAGTGTCTGTCTAGAATTTAACATCTGCAAACTGAAATCAGGTGAAGTTAAAGATCAAGAGGATCAAGCCATATATATATGTTTTGCTGGCTGATTTAAATAGAGTGAATTTATTATAGTAAGGGATTGTAATGGATGTATTGGATGTGCCTTTCAGGTACTATGCAGTTGTTCAGAGAAACAGTCTGTGCCTTTTATCTTATAAATGAAAATGACTCCTTGCATTTTAAGTGTTGGTTGTTGATAGAGTATCAGTCGATGGAACAGAGAGATCGTCCCAGTACCTGCATCGTAATGCTGGAAGTTCTCAGTTTTTGTTCAACAGTCATAAAGtattaccagaggtggacagtaacaaagtacatttacttaagtacactttttgagtatctgtactttacttgagtataatttttttttttggaagcttaggagtttaacttcactacatttgaaagataaaTATCGCACTTTTCaccccactacatttctatcaaggtcctcgttactctttactatgaagcagctttgaaagtgggtgttttcttttctaaaacgtgcttgttttttttccccaggtgacactgagacagactatcagtaatcactagggtcacgtcacgtccatagactgtataaactcaagttcaattatttctcagcagcattatttgaacacgatcagttgatggcagaatggaaggaggcggttcttctggggaatgcgcacacacccatggcccatgaacccatgtttcagttttctaaaaggattaaagattcatttcattttaaatgtttgctttgttttccaaaaacaaaccacatcacggccaacaaaaactcaccgtccaacctgcggaagcagatTGAGGTAtacaaacgttttattccaagagaaagattGTAGTgaggttgtctgtgcttttagagctagcgataacgttgcaaacatagctatgcagtctggttagtcacgtgactttctatggatttgcctgccaagttgccatagccttgttcaCGGCTAATGttgacacatagctagttaatgttagttagcatgtaaaaatagagttaggctaacatgaataacgttaacttatctgaagtcctttcagaaatatgttttagcataatcttgccaaataaacagaatgtcaatctttcttttctagtaactttagctacccaatatgattttgagtttgaaaagagtttgctagcatgtcaggtggagcttcactgactagctagcttaacattaaaccaccatgatgcgcagcatgtgttcattttgtgaattcatatttctgtcttttggtagcagcattaggttttgtaagcgttgtggcaataatacaacgatgcattgacagaaaatgtacttttaatacttaagtacttgcttttaaaaatacttaagtaaaaatttgactggagaactttcacttgtatcggagtaacatttgaccagtgggatctgtactttgacttaagtaatgaagttgggtattttgtccacctctgagtaTTACCTGTGTGATATGTAAATTGTTTGACTTTTATGTCTATTAGATTATTCTGTGATGCTCTTTTGGATAATTTTAATAAGCATGTGAGTATATTTGTAAAAACTGTCTGCATGTTTTATTATGAGATTTCATATGTCAAATTTTGTTCCTATGATGTACAATTGCTCCACTGTTGTAACAAAAATTTAACCCTCTGAAAGATTTACCAATTGCTGTAACCCATAAGtagaggccaaaaaaaaaaaaaaaaggtttacgaTGGTGTTTATTTCCAGCCACGTTTGTAGCCAGTACTCTCCACTTTTGTAGGTAGATGGTAGGGAATAGTGATTTCTAAAAATTATACATTTTTATAAGCCAGGACAGAATCCAAAAAAAGTACAGGTCTACTGGTGATTAGTTTACATTATTAAAAATACTTCTGTATGTGCATAAAGAAACACTTTATAATATATAGCCTTAATATAATATATATCTGAGACTATATAATACAAGTTAAAACtttatttttgtaaaaaaaaaaatgttctaattCACCTTAGCATTATTCTGTTTGTGGCATACCGtatttgctttttttaaaaattagttTGTTTTTAAATAGCTACACTTTTGATATTTGTGTATTGATGAGTAATTCCTATATACCTCCAACAACATTCCATATTTATTCGTTTTGCATTCATTTCCCGATTTATGTTGGCTAtgcacactatatggccaaaagtttgtggacatctgaccaaTCACACACAATTGTCTTTGTATGCTTGTAGCACTACACATTCCCTTCACTAGAACTAAGAAAcctaaacatgttccagcatggcaatgcccctgtgcacaaagtgagcgctatgaagacatggtttgccaaagttagAGTGGAAGAACTtcggtggcctgcacagagccctgacctcaaccccattatCGTGTATCTCGTATATTCAATCTTTGGGATGAATCggaacaccaactgcaccccaggcctcctcacctgacatcagtgcctgacctcagtaatgctcttgtggttgaatgGGCAAATCCCTATGCTCCAAAATCTCATGAAAAGACTTCCCTGAAAAGTGtagattattataacagcaaaggagggggaggtgggggtctaaatttggaatgagatgttcaacaaggatatatgtatggGTGTGATTGGTCAGGTGTCAATACATATTTAGCATTTATTCAAGTGCAGGTGCAACACTAGATAGGAGGTATTTTCTCTATGCTAGTGGTGTTGTCCCCCAGTGGACAGTGACAGCAGGGCTGTAAATATTTTAAGTGTGAAATAATCATGATGTGTATTATTCGTCAAATGTAAATATCATAATTTAAATATAATTGTTTATCATTTTAGCAAGTTTTTAAATaactatttaaaatatttaagaTTCCACTTCACTCTCCATGTTCCCGGATGGACTCTGGATGCACCGTGACCCTGTAGGCCTACAGGAaaatggttactgaagatgagtgaatgaccttggctAACAGAGATACAGAATTAATTATGCATTTGTCCCTGGAAAATCCTTGAGTCAATTATTtggacatgtcaatcctgagctcagcTTAGTGTGTATgtagagtttcacatgttctcccagtgtttgtgtgggtttcctccaggttttcaCAGATTCACCAAACATGCAGTTAGGTGGATTTGTTATGCTAAATTGCCCCAGGTGTGAATAATGCCCTGCAATGTACCTGCATCTGATCTGGAGTGAATTAGTTACCGGGATAGGTTTTGGGTCCACCATGACCCTGGCCAGGATGAAGCAGttattgaaaatgaatgaatgaatattttatCAATGTTTTTCTTCTCAGGAAAAGTCTTTGTCAcatacactgttagaaataggggtacagtaggagtccatttctgtcccccaaggtacagtctacactaatgtactcccTATGGttcattattagacctcaaggtaactttgtgtgcctttttagggccaaaaaagtacatatatgttcccaagcagtatataaagggtactgccccagtgacaagccattgtcccCTTAAAGGTACAATTTtaatatcccagcttgttaggaagttgggaTAAGAGCAATATCAGCTAtggggtcagccatgatacaccacccctggagcagagagggcccaacagtggcagcttggcagtgctggggcttgaatcctcacccttctgatcagtaacccagggCCAACTCATGTTTTGAGCTTTATTTCtgagtttgctttttttttatttactcctTACCAAAAAGAGCTCGTTGGGTTTACACCAAACTGACAGTATATCAGTAAGAAAAAGTAAACAGACTTTCTAAAGATATTTCCCTGTCAGAGAGGGTTCCAGACTAAAATAGACCTACCATTCAGTTTAAATGCAGTGCACCACTCATTTGACTGCATACCAATTATTTCAGTGATTTTCAAGTTATTCTAACTGAAAAGTGTGGTTTGCGGTCTGCAGTCCCAACACTACATCCCTAATCAGAGGTGAAtcagaagtacagtggtgcttgaaagtttgtgaaccctttagaattgtctatatttctgcatacatatgacctaaaacattttcacacaagtcctaaaagtagataaagagaacccagttaaacaaatgagacaaaaatattatacgtggtcatttatttattgaggaaaatgatccaatattacatatctgtgaggggcaaaagtatgtcaacctctaggattagcagttaatttgaaggtgaaattagagttgggtgttttcaatcaatgggatgacaatcaggtgtgagtgggcaccctgttttatttaaagaacagggatccatcaaagtctgatcttcacaacacgtttgtggaagtgtatcatgacatgaacaaaggagatttctgaggacctcagaaaaagcgttgttgatgctcatcaggctggaaaaggttacaaaaccatctctaaagagtttggactccaccaatccacagtcagacaaatggaggaaattcaagactattgttaccctccccaaaagTGGCcgaacaacaaagatcactccaagagtaaggcgtgtaatagtcaggcgtgtaatagtcagcgaggtcacaaaggaccccagggtaacttctaagcaactgaaggcccctttcacattggctaatgttcatgagtccaccatcaggagaacactgaacaacaatggtgtgcatggcagggttgaaaggagaaagccactgctctccaaaaagaacattgctgctcatctgcaatttgctaaagatcatgtggacaagccagaaggcttttagaaaaatgttctgtggatggatgagaacaaaatataactttttagtttaaatgagaagcattatgtttggagaaaggcaaatgctgcattccagcataag belongs to Neoarius graeffei isolate fNeoGra1 chromosome 11, fNeoGra1.pri, whole genome shotgun sequence and includes:
- the nt5c1ab gene encoding cytosolic 5'-nucleotidase 1A, with amino-acid sequence MSLHDGRMTSNGEAGLEAIKVQDPSTPTRKPQSPKPENAITIAVSSRVLFSMDLEQQIFEQKGMEEYLKYQIEHETEPFAPGPAFPFIKALEAVNVQLRQLYPDSEELFDVVLMTNHHANVGLRLINSINYHKLFIERFCMTGGNSPIGYLKAYHTNLYLSADSKKVMEALEEGIAAATIFKPEKTAEVLETQLRVAFDGDAVLFSDESERIFKTHGLDKFFEHEKTYENKPLDHGPLKGFLEALGKLQKKFSAKGQRMDCPIRTYLVTARSAASSGTRALKTLRSWGLETDEALFLAGAPKGPMLAKIKPHIFFDDQMFHIEGAAELGTVAAHVPYGVAQKVPTKKPNERREFNKIK